Proteins from a genomic interval of Periophthalmus magnuspinnatus isolate fPerMag1 chromosome 11, fPerMag1.2.pri, whole genome shotgun sequence:
- the twist1a gene encoding twist-related protein 1a, whose protein sequence is MREEDPSPMDSAGNSEEETDRQLPRRGSRKRRAARRSTEDEEEVDAQSPSPGKKKNRKSCDGGGGSAGSSGSEASSSPVRSFDDLHTQRVMANIRERQRTQSLNEAFTSLRKIIPTLPSDKLSKIQTLKLAARYIDFLCQVLQSDEMDARGSSCSYVAHEKLSYAFSVWRMGGAWSLSTTSH, encoded by the coding sequence ATGCGGGAAGAGGACCCCTCCCCAATGGACAGTGCGgggaacagtgaggaagagaCGGACCGTCAGCTTCCAAGAAGAGGCTCGAGAAAGCGGCGAGCGGCGCGGAGGAGCacggaggacgaggaggaggtggaCGCACAGAGCCCGAGCCccgggaagaagaaaaacagaaagagctgCGATGGCGGAGGTGGGAGCGCGGGGAGCAGCGGCAGTGAGGCCAGCAGCAGTCCTGTGCGCTCTTTTGATGACCTCCATACCCAGCGCGTCATGGCCAACATCCGCGAGAGACAACGCACACAGTCCCTCAACGAGGCGTTCACGTCATTACGAAAGATTATCCCAACGCTGCCCTCGGACAAATTGAGTAAGATTCAGACTCTAAAACTGGCAGCCCGTTACATCGACTTCTTGTGCCAAGTTCTTCAAAGTGACGAGATGGATGCACGAGGCTCTAGCTGCAGCTACGTGGCGCACGAGAAACTGAGCTACGCGTTTTCGGTTTGGAGGATGGGGGGAGCGTGGTCCCTGTCCACAACATCCCACTAG